CCCACCAAGGAACCGGTAGCTGTGGTGGGAAAGCTGGCAGAGCAGTGCTTGACAATCTTGATTACTACCTGCCCGGACGTTAGTATCGCGATCGCTGCTCGGGCGGGGCTCTGAGGGCGCAGGGACTCACGAGCGCCTCGACCTGGGCCGATTTGAACGGCACATCTTTTTGTACGTCGGCCATGGTGAAAGTCTGAGTCGGCAATGAGATCGGCGGATCGGGAGTTGAGAAGACGTGCGTGTGTCCGTTCGTACTTGGGTCCGATGCTGAGGAAGACTGCCGGCAACTTTTCACGAGGTTTCTGGGAAATCTCGCTAGTTTGTGGGCAAGCTGGCGTCGAGGTGGCTTGAAAGGCCGAAACGGGGAGCAGAAAAGTTTTGTCAAAGGGTCTGGTGTGGCTTATGTCCCACTATATGTGGCGCATGCGAAGCCTGGGGACGCTTGCAGCCTGACTTCTCCACCGCATAATGCCAAGAGGTTGCGGACACAGTGTGGGTCATTGTAGCCCGAcccacccatccacatcGGTAACAGCCCACTGCCAATTTGAGGAGCACCAGAAGAGCACTGCTCGTAGCCGCGTATACTAATACAAGAAGGAGCGAAACATAAAGATAAGTTCGACGAAGCCAGCACAACTAGCAAGAAAGTTCCAGGTTTTACCTGGCTACCTATACATCCATCTATGTCCCTGAATGGGAAGCTTATGGTTCTGGAGGTGTCGTTGTTTAAGGGAGGGATTCGCAAATGGTCACGAAATTCGAGCACTGGCCAGTGATTtgacaaaacaccaaaccaTCCCACGCTCCCCCACGTCTTGTGGCTCATCTCGCAATTCGTCAGTGATGCTTAAATGGACGACACACCCATCTTTCCGGTGCTCGTTCTTCTggtcttctcttttctttcacTACATCTCTTTCCTCTATAAACATATAACCCTTTCGGTACGAGGCAGCGACTTGATTCATTCAGTTAGAAAGCCGTCTATTATTCTATGGATATTTCCCCGCAGTCTTCTATAAAAGCCATAATGATGAGACCAAACTCGGCCACCACACGCAACTCGCTCAGTCAGTCCACTCGCTAATAGACCACCCGTTCACGCCTTCGTCTATGGTCAGTCGATGCCGGTCGATCTTCCAAAATGAATACAAATGTCGTGCGGCACCGGCAGCCTTTCGGTGAGCAGggccaacccctccttttcttgCGTCTTCGTGAGACCTCCACACACACGTTGCCAGATTGCGACCCTCAATATCAGGAGTGCCAAACCAGTACCTGCCATACAAGCTCGTCAGTTAAAGTTGGGCTATTTCTGCTTACTTTCTGTTGCCTGGGTTTCATATGACGAGACAAAGACCTACTTGAGGAACCCACCGCTCGACGTGGCTTCCACGTGGGCTGCTTTGTCGAGGGTTCCTAACTCTGCATAGATTGTCGTGGGAGGGATACGGGACCGAAAGGCAACAATGTAGAAGGAAGTTTTCCTCCATGCATGTTGTCTCTGGTTGGCAAGTGCCCGGAGAGTATCGATGATGTCGGGCCAGTTGAATGTGTCAAGGTATGGCGCTGTGGCATAGTCATCCCGCAGGCACCTCATGTGTGTCAGGGCGAGCGCGAGAAGTTGGTTTTCGGTGTCGAGGGTATCGAGGTCAAGCAGATGTTGCTGCTCTGTATAGGGCGACACTACAAGATATCGATCAGGCCCTGGCGAGGGCGTTGGCGTGGCAACAACCTCAGACTCGGACACGATGATGGAGGCTTTGGCATACACTTGGCGCGTGTTCGAGTCTTGGGCCTCTGCCACGATTGCTGGCCCCTGGGAGATGGTCATCGTGTGGCGAGTATGCCGATGCTCTTGGTGGTGGAACAGATTGCCACGGGGGGCAGTGGGTGAGAGGTGTTATATAAATCCTCTGTTACCGTGGAGCGAGATGGACAAGCAACATCGTAAGAGTCAGCTGGGCAGCAGAACAGTTGTCGATGGGAACAGGCGGATAAAACAAGATGATAACAGGATgcaggagggcgaggtcgGATGCACTGGCGACACATTGACAGTCAAAGAGACTGGTGACATGTCGTGAGCGAATCACGAATTCATGCGGAACATGAGCTAGGATAGGGCCATTACTCTCGAGGCCTAGTTATGGGCATGACCACTGAGCGGTTGCTCTCCGAGTAGGAGTAAGCGTCGTCGCGGAAACCCTTACCGATGGCGCCATCGATCGTAACAGTGGTGACATTGCAGTCAAACTCTGCTCCGGCTCATCTCTGGTTCTTTGACGGATGAAAGAGACGGGAAATTCGGGACAAAGCCTTGTTTCACTCTTCTTTGCACAACACCGATCTAAAAGAAAGCAGCGCTCGCACATCAGTCAACGTCTCGCGTCATATAGGTGTTGCTCACCGCCAAATGGGCAATGCAAAGTGTGCATTGCGACTTGCAAACGAACCTGGCGGGGCTTTGCGTGGTAGCTATCAACAATGCGATTTCCAGATTACCGGGTACCACCTCCCATATCTGCAGATCCGACCCTTGGCTTTCTGCCGATAACCCCCGTGCCGTTCTTCCCCCAAGACCACCCACGGGGAGTTTCAACAGAGTCCCATTCCACTGCCTGACCTGAAAACAGACGGTTGCTGCTCATCAGCGACTTCGGAGCTATCTCTGACTGGAGTTAAGAATACACTGTGTACGGAAGACCAACACTCCGAGGGCTCTTCAATATGCCGCTATGGTGCATGGTTCCTGGCATTGGCCATGCGGCGATCAGTCATCTTGCTATATGGAGGAAGCCGATTGCTGTTCTACCGCAGTTCGCTTTAAAGCTTCAAGAGAAGTTAGGATGGTCTGCTGATGTCCCCTTGAGCCAAACCTTGGCCATTTCGTATGAGCCCAGATATAAGCCACTCCCCAGGGCCGTCCATGTCCCACGAAGCATAGCTCCCCGAAAGAGGCCACGCACCCCCTCTTTTCGGACTATCCTGCTCGTAATTTCCCATGTGGTTTCCGGGGCTGATGTGCTCCCGGCGTTGAGCATGATCCTCGTTTTGACCACATCTAATGGAGTGGTCAGCAACGCTGCAAGGCTGCCCGAGACTGCAGCACTTGCTCCCGTCACCAAACCTGTCTCAACAAGAGCCGACTTGAGGCCATTCTGGCGCGTCTCCTTCGACTGCCTGGTGTCTTGTAGTTGGCCACTGTCCGCGTAATCTTTCCGTGTATGTGAGGATTCTGCACCTCCCCTCTTCCAGTTCCAAATTTGGCCCCGAAAGATCTCAAACAGCGGGAATTGGAGTGCAGTGAAAGGCAGATTTCTGGCGACAAGAACAGTGTAGCCTGTCCATAATCTTTGTCCGGCGCCTCCCTCACTCCGCCACACCATGTGCAATGCTTCgatggatgatgatctgCTATGACCAGAAGAGCTGGAACGCTGTAAGACTTGAGCATTTTGCTTGATCACCTCAGCTGGTGTGAGAACAGTACACGAGGCCAGTTCGGCGCCAGCTGAAGCCAGAGCGTGAATTGCTGGCTGGGGGGCTGTACTGGGCAAAGAAAACTTCAGGGCAGACTTTGCAGATTCATAACTGATGAAAAATATCGCAGCTACACTCCGCCATGAGCACAGCTAAAGTCAGTTGGCCATTCATGTACAATGTTGACAAGCATGGAAGGAGTGAAGCGTACCGGCAGGCAATGTCGCAAAAACCACACTACCAATTCCTTGGTATAGACCTCTGAGCCCATGAGATACCGGCGCTGGACGTCCTGGCTGACCAACAATACCTTGACTCTGGTATCGAGTCTTTATTGTATCCAAGGGGTAAACAAGGAGGTCAACAGTAAACGCTGCCACCGCACCGGCCTAGCAACAACCTTGATCAGCAAAGTATTTAAGCCTTCAAGCTTGGATCTGCGTGGTTACATACCGCCAATATCTCCGCCTGTGTGTTGTCCCTCATTAAGACGAATGACGCCTCGTTTTTATGCTCGTAGGAATCTTATCTGACTGAGAATCTTTTCGCAACGTACGTAGTTGGAGGGTGGAAGTGTGAGTCTGGTGATCACTAGCGATGTGTCTAATAGCAGGGGTCTCAAAGCTAGCTAGGCACCATGACATCATAGCTGTAGATGTGGGTATCTGCCGCTCGAGGTCATACGCAACCACCATTCCTTATAGTAAAGGATCACGGTATGTACTCTTGGGGTTTTCTAGTGCTATTCAAAGTTGAAAATGAGAAAGTAGGTAGGCTGAGAGTTTCTTGTGATATTGTATAGGACGACGAGACTAGCAAAAAGCACTAATAGCATATAAATACCAAAGAATATATGCTATAGTATAGCATCCACAAATCTTTTTTCTACTAAAAGTTCAGAAAAGGATTTGGGATACTTCTAATTTTCCGAGATTTTTCTACCTAAATTAAAGTTCCGAAAAGTGTTTTTTCAGAAATCGAAAAACTTTCTATGTtcttattatatataaaattaTAAACTTAAAATATAGTATGATTTAATATACTTTCAAGAAAATATCGAGTCGATTTTCTATGTAAATTTTTTTCAAAAGAATATCTTTTTTTATtagggttttttttctttttcaaaTTAGAtgtctcttctctttttgaATTTTAGTGAAATAGTAAGCTAAATATAGATGTTAGAAAGAAATACCCAAAGTAAGTAAATAAGTCTAACTACATAAAGCTTactatttaaaataaaacaGTAACTTAAATACAAcatttatattttaattagGATTAAAAAAATAGGTATAATCTTGAACTAATATAAAATggaaaaaatataataagtaatttaaaaaaaaattaaagcTGGACTCTAATATATAGAAAACAGAAATAGAAGCTTCAtctataattaaaatagtAAAGTTTgatataaataataaagtaaGTAATCTTCCAAACTATACACGTATTTTTAGTTTTTTAGCGCTTATTTAAAGCCTCGTTAGCTTTACAAAGTAAAGCGTTCTCTATAAGAAAGAAAACCAGCTAGTATATTATAGCTATTAAATCTTTAGTAGATTAGTTTACTATCGCTAATATTAAAGTCGGAAAGCTATTTTTAATAGCTAGTTATACAAGTTTCTAAGCGTTAATTGTAAGTTAGCTTCTCGGGGGTTTTATAGTATctaaaatacttaaagttatAAAGTACCGGGCTGCATGTCACGGTTAAGCCAACGGGCAAGTCAAACTATGTGCGGGGTGCAATGCGTACAGCTAATCGCTAGTAGAACTAATTAGGACGGGAGTAGCCTTGCCTATAGGATTATTATTAGGGGGCAATAACATAGCGCAGGGTTATTAATGAGAATCTATAATCTAGGATAGGATTATAGCCAAGGGTTAATGATCTAGGAGACTActaggtctatatatacggaggaactggctggtgtagatagatagttccgcagtatgcaattaATTACAAGTCTTaatcgttggtatttagactattgtgattgagataagctatttgttgtacactgtttagctgtaccgaagcaggattgttcagaagtgcttttaactagtatccctttcagaggaTCTGGATAGGAGTTCGTCACACTGCAAAGTCAGGGATTTTAGCGTAGGAAACTTTATATCCAGCTTAAAAAGTACCCTTTCTAGCTTGTGCAGTATGGAGCTAGTACGCGCAAAGCTACCCTATATTTTTCTCTATTATAGAGGCGAAAAAAAGCTTTGTAAAAAGTTTGGAGGAAGTTGACTTTACTTATGTAATTAATATACAGGTGTATTATATCCTCGATTTAACAACTATATGTTTATTTAACAGcttaaagtaattaatatcgaGTAGCTAAAAGAGGTGAAAAGAatatgttaaaatacagcttttgtttgtagattttacagtgtatctgagccttgtatattacagggcctcagaggcaatacaatggcttgaatcagcagtgtttagggaccacggttaccggagcggaggctcggcctccggaagcaatccgaggtcccgggaagccgagcgctaaggccggtgccctgcagtagtcaaacggtagcgcaacgtggcctgtaatGTAGCCCCTAACCTTGTGTTTAGTTAGcgcatttagcgggcgttcgggcccaGGAACaggcgttcaggcccgggaacggagtcACCCTCGGGGAACGAGTAGAAGGCtgatggcctataagacctctgcctcacaccctattcACTGTGGTATTTCTTAGTCTgtaaggttcaatcaatatactggttcaccacactcatcagtgcctcgcaagcctatgttacagtgactctcttctatatattacagggcgacgcccctgtaatccacCTTCCTTCAGTGCTACGGCgactgtcgaatgctgcagtcaaagtcttcgctctcagtgtactgcgccgatagctatttaagcctgtatttacaggcctcaatagcacctatttcaacatAAAGCTTAATCAGACTAATAAGCTTTATATATCTCGGTTGGTACCGTACCATAAACTGCTTGAAGATAAAATAGATTATTAGTTAATGTTTTAATAATTAATTGAAAATAAATAAGACAGATTACAATTAATACCAACAAGTTAAAAGAAAGACTTTTATACCTATACTCTCTTGGGAAAGGTAAATATTAACAGCGTTcaattataatataaaaagttTTGAATAAAACTTTTATAAATTAAACTTCAAAATGATTTCACTGAAGTTAAAGAATAACAATTTAAATGAttaatattataaacctTCAAAAACTTTTCTATTAATTTCGTATATTTTATCACGGCACTAGTATGTAACTTGTGGGGTAAGTTTGGGTGTGAAAGCTATATAGCTTTTAAAGCTCTTGAAGCGATTCTAGGTGATTGAAACTCAGCTGGGCTCGCTAGATTAAAAACCGTATTTATATAAACTTATCGATACTTTCCTTATTTTTTTCATGATTTATAATTCATTTACTTAAGTATTATCcattttatttatataatGTCTCGAATTGCTTTTAATTACCTCACTAGTTAATCAACGGTGTCCGTCAACTGTATAAGCTTTAATTGTATTTAACTAAAATTATAATACTCAATTCTGATTTGAAATGCTaagaaaaaataatatacttattaaaCTAATACAATCGCCTTTACAATTATAATGATTGAAAAGCAAATTTAATATAGCTTCATGATGATTATAATTTTAAATGAGCTTTAGAAACAAATACTAAATTTAACATAACTTCCAAGAATAAAATATTTTTGTATATATTATTCCgacttttaaataatatgATACCAAAGCTTTTCAAAATAATAGGGAGAATGATACTAGTTATATACTTATCTTTTAATATGAAGAAACATTTGATTCTATTATTACCAACCTAATATTGAATAATATTGAATAATGTTTTTATATTGTTTTATGAAATAGTGTAAAGAATTTTTGAATTAAAAAATCTTACCACCTAATACTATAATGAATGTCAAAACTTTGCTTTTTTGTTAAAAATTTGTtttaaaaagtaaagaaCTGACTTTAATGGTTTGataatttataatataatagaAGTAGAAAGTTAGGAAGAAAAATTCAAGAAACGCTAGATCCGTAAAATACAGCGCTCTAATAGTAGTCTTACTTGCTTTactaaaataaaaataaaaaagctTAATAACGGGAGGCTTTTGTAGCCTCAAGCACTTTAATAGGGTACTGAAAAATACATTTCTACTTAATTAAGTCGAAATGAATAGAATAATAGATAGTTGTAAATTAAGCCGCCGCTAATAAAAGGAAAGTTAAGTTTTTTATTGTTGAAATAAAGTATAAGAAGTTCCGAAAAGAGTTTAATTAGGTAAAGAAAGAGGTGTTTTGAGTAGGGATTGTAATAGAGAAAAATATGACGACACGAAGATAATAAGTAATAGTATTATTGGTTTATTGTCGAAGGTTATTAATGATATTGAGAAGGTTAGCGCATAGGTGTATTTATATTTCTAAAAAACCCCCGCTTTATCTCTGGTCCTGCTACTGAAGACTTAGCCAGTTGGGCTCCCACGAATATTTATTAAGTACATTAATACCTATGCTTACTCTTGATTTTAAAAATTAAGGATAGATTTATATCATAATAagtattattataattaatcATATCATCATTGATGATATGAAAAAGTTCATTAAAAACACtaaaatactatataattaaaattaTCGTATCGTTATtatcaacaaaaaaactaTAGACTAACATAAATATACAAAACAATCTAATTGTATAATTTGTgaattttattattaaatatatatgtatatagAACATATAAGTTATGAAATTTATATACCAATCCAAGGCTGATAGCAAACTTCCGAAAGAACTTGGTATCACATCTTCAAATAAGTAAATAGTTAAAcgatttattatatatttattaaagAAGTTTGTATTTTAGAAAGGAATTATAAGTAAATTCTAACTTATAATAAAGCTTTGCATTTGTTAAAAAGAAATTTAATACTATCGCCCACATTACCAAAGTTAGTTAGTGTATTAATTACCAAAAAAGAATTATAGTAGACTTATATCGAATTTCGATAATTATCTGCCGCTACTTTTGTTAATTTTAACCGTTATAAAAACTCctatattataaaaatctTAATAGTCTAAGCTAAATCATATCATTGAAACAAGAAACCCTTGCTATTATCTTAACAACATTAAAAGGCTAAAGTTAAACCTAAAACTTAAGATCATAAAATGAACCTGACCATTAGTAAtgatttttctttttcaacATGAACTGAATCATAAGAAATGTTTTCAATATATATAATATCTTTTAAGATTTAGGAGCACATCAATACTTGTTCATAAACGAGTTTTCCGTAAAGAATATTGATAATGgttaaaaagtaaaaaaaaataaggcCTTTAAGTTAGAATCAGTACTTCTTCAAATGAAAATAACAGGAAAaatgaaagaaaaaaatatcTACGCACTTAATTATTTAGGAATGAAAGTATATTTCATCGATTCTCCTTATCATTAAAAacttatataatataattatataaagtaataataaaataaatgGAAACGTACCTTGAAAGTATAATTAATACTATTTATTATTTCCTAGATATATGAAAACCTAAGGTAGTAATTTTAACTAAAAAACAATATTAATAATTCACTAGAGAATTTAAAGTccaaaaaaaggaaatgTAAAATCTCCGCCCGATAATTACACAAACCGCGCTAAATTGATGACATTCTTTCTGACCTTTAAAATTATGTAATATAGAAAGTTGAATTAGATAGATTGTGTAGTATTAAAATATAGGTTTCTCAGGTATTTTAAAAACCCGTGAATTAAGGAAGAAATTTGTAAAATATGATAAAAAAATTCTATCCGCTTAAAAATACCTACAATTAGTACCGATTAAAACGAGATTTATAGAATAGTATCATAACCAACCTGTAATGCAATAGTAGTTAAAGTTGCTCAGTTGTTTAAAACAATGAATAGAAAAAAATTCTATTAAAACAAATAATCTGGATAAATAAAATAGCTTTATTGAAAACAGATCATAACAACAAATAATTATTCAGATATTTTCCCATACTAAAAATGAACTCAACTTAATACTATAATTTATTCAAAGTGTTTCAGGAAAATATTCCAAGACTATCCAACTACATTATTTTTATAATTGCTATTTAATATGAAGAGTAAATACAATGTTAAAGATTTGAATTGCGATTTATCATCTAAAATTTCataaataaataaattaTTTACAAAATCCGTAGCACAAGAATACACAATGAAAAGTAAAGAAACAAAATTATATACCGCCTTAAATAAGCCTAATACTGTTGTACaataaattaaataaaaagattatttttatattataaatactGGAAATTTAAACTATTATGAAGAATACTAATACCTCTTTCCTTCAATTAATCAAGTTAGAACTTATACTAGATAAACTAACATCTTCGCAAAAACTGATATTTACAAGGTTTTTAGTTATACATACACAAACAATAAAATTCTAATGACTCTGCGAATAAAGTATAGAATTCATAATCACAAAATATGATTGAATAAGTACTTCGTTtacttttttataatatactagTTAAATTTTGATAGCATATTTAACCGTATTctattatatttatagtaATACTGTTTTGATTTACTTCCATAGTAAAATGGAGTTGCAACACTATATAAAATAAAGATTAAAGAAACTTTAAAAATTTAAAATATAGGCTAATTgttggaaaaaaaaatgtatATTAGATTTTACTCTTAATTGAtccaaaaaaagaatatcATGAATAATGAAATATTACAAATAGATATTGACGGTATATAGTTTTTCTTAAACTTTTATCACTTTTACTACTACTTTATACCAGCGTACAACGAAAGTGACTAGCGTTTAACGAGcttattaaaaaaaaacttatAAATAGTGTTTTTTATATTAAACATCCTTGACACAACTGAAGTAGGATTCCCTAAAATCCCTATTCCTTTATTACTTAAGTACATGTTATGAACAGATTTAAAGACTAGTATTTCAATAATATATTCATTAATGTATAATTCTGGAAGTGTAGAATACTTTATGGTATTCTATTTTAAAATAAGATAAGTATAGGAcataattattttatttaaaaaaaaaccatgaACTATAATAAAATTCTCCCAAATATAAGAAACAAAGTCTATCAATTGACAAAGTATACGTTCTgaaataataataaactATAAGCCCTTAAATGTTTCTTTGATAAATAGTTTTTAAATACTTAGGGAGTAAAACCAATATATTAAACAATACTTCGATATTTCAATTTGATATACCGTTTCAAAAAAGAAAGTATATTAACAGCTAAAAGTTTTATCAAAAAGTACGCCCTATTCCATAGTACTATTCTACGTAATTCCACAAAATATCTCCTAAATTAATAAAGGTAAAGTAATTATAATTTaagaaaatatatttaccAGAATAAAAAATACAGCATACTCTATTAGCGAAATTTGAGTTATATAAAGGAAAAATTGTATTCATTTTAAAATATCTCTATAAGCTTTAAATCAACAATAACCTTGCTAGTATTACTCTCTTTAAAAGTATAGCCAACCCCTTCTGCAAATAGTACAGTAAAACAGTATATATATCAAGAATAAATAGACATTCTAAGCTAATTTAATACTGATATAACAAAAACGTTTAATAACTTTTTAGAAAAAGTTGAACATGTACTAAAATTATAAATAGACTATGTTCATTAAAGAGATTTATTTACTATAACAAAAGCACTAATATTCTTTTAATATGGATCGTTAACAATTAGCAGTTCCTTTAAGAAATATAATACTGATTATATATACATACTTACTTGAATTCCGTAAATAAAACCTTTCATTTTTTACCTAAATTGTTCAAATAATAGTGTATAGTATGATTGATCAAAATAAATAACCCGGGATATCGGAAAAACATTATTTTAACCTATCTTAAATACTCCTGTCCCCTAGTATTAATATTTATACTATATCGAAGGTAGCGGGTAGCCGGCTCATTTTCCTGAAGTGCTTATAGGTATACCGATAAAGAACGTAAATTGTGAAAGAAGTTAAAGTACTAAACAGATAAAAGCGATACGGGTTTATACGGTCGATACCCTTACCGTTAAAGAATACTAAACACTCTACAAATTTAGCTAGGAGGCAATAGAAGTTGGATATATTAGACGGATAAGTAAATCAATTATACTTTattaaataaagtattttttGTTTATCTTGTAACTActtttttataaaatagtaatgTATTAGCAATCTATTTGAATATATTGATTGTAAAAATTATGAACTTAAATTTTACGTTTAATAGATATGCTATTTGATACCTTTATACCTTCTATTATATACATCGTTCTTTTCTTGGATTCTTTTTATATTTCTACATTTCTATCTTTTAAACAACATATGACCGATatgttaaaaaaaaaattcttCTAGAATATTACGTTAGTATTGTACGTTATCAAATGTTATAATATTTTCTATTACTTTATCTCTACTGTTAATACTAATATATTGAATATATTGATATGAAATCCTGATATACTACTACTAAACTATTAGTGAAAATCGGTTTAAAATCATTTATTAAACCACAGTATTATAGTTCATTCAACATTcattataaatatataatatatatttcGTACCGATTTCTAAAGAAAAGGTTCTATTAGTATAGGTTTGATAAAGTTGTCAAGCTTTATTATGTATAGAATTAACAACTATGATGAATTACTAAACTAATACTGAAgaaatataaagtttatacAATAAAACCCTTCATCAAACACCGAAAAACAAGAACATTTATTACAATAATACATCTTCATGtattaaactttatattatttgCAAAAACTACATTTTGCTTTATCATGTTATAGAGGTTAATCAGCATAAATAACTTAATAACATagttaaaatatatttatattgTTTACTTGAAATAAGTTTTAAATCCTAAATTTTGAAATGTTTTACCCTTAAATTACATGAAAAGTATGACTGAACAGAACTTATGAAAATGTTCAATCTATTACAAAGCTtcttaatattattataaccTAGATCTTTAGAATAAGAAAATAATTAAATGAAATAAAATATTCCGACATTTATTGGaagcaaaaggaaaaaaacatAATACCGCAATAATATAAAATTAGCGGCAGAAACTATAGTCTAATAATTGTTGAAAGTAACGAAAGTACTTCCAGAAATGGATATATAGATACTTTATAGCCCTGAACTTCTTTAATTTAGCCCCTATAGAGAAACCCTTACTCAGAAAAATCTAGTTAGCTAGGTTTCTATAAGGATAAATAAATCTTTATCAATTCTTCtaattattaatattctTATTTTTCTAGCTTCAATATTTTCTTTCAATCATATAACAACTTGAACTTTATTTTTTCTAATTTCTTTGTACTTTATTTGATATCATTAATAGTTATCTATGATGATCTTTACCTTCCTTATTTTGGAAATATCGTgtataatttaaatattcATTTATTTATATTGTTTACTCTTTTATCAAGAAGAGTTTTACAGAGATAATTATAACATTATATAGGAGCACTTGCTTTACTAAATTTATATAAATTAGATGTTCATGCGCATTTTTTTTAGTATGAGTAAAGTGATAAATGTAAtcttccaaaaaaaaagaataaacTGAATTGGTTTCATTTATAAATATGATCACCGTATTGATCTATTCTACTAGTTTTCTAAATAGTTTTGTTAGGTTTATATTGATAGATAACTATTATTCAATATATTGGATTAGCGCTTTTATA
This window of the Podospora pseudoanserina strain CBS 124.78 chromosome 3, whole genome shotgun sequence genome carries:
- a CDS encoding hypothetical protein (COG:C; EggNog:ENOG503NUA8), giving the protein MRDNTQAEILAAGAVAAFTVDLLVYPLDTIKTRYQSQGIVGQPGRPAPVSHGLRGLYQGIGSVVFATLPAAAIFFISYESAKSALKFSLPSTAPQPAIHALASAGAELASCTVLTPAEVIKQNAQVLQRSSSSGHSRSSSIEALHMVWRSEGGAGQRLWTGYTVLVARNLPFTALQFPLFEIFRGQIWNWKRGGAESSHTRKDYADSGQLQDTRQSKETRQNGLKSALVETGLVTGASAAVSGSLAALLTTPLDVVKTRIMLNAGSTSAPETTWEITSRIVRKEGVRGLFRGAMLRGTWTALGSGLYLGSYEMAKVWLKGTSADHPNFS
- a CDS encoding hypothetical protein (COG:S; EggNog:ENOG503P5S9) — encoded protein: MTISQGPAIVAEAQDSNTRQVYAKASIIVSESEVVATPTPSPGPDRYLVVSPYTEQQHLLDLDTLDTENQLLALALTHMRCLRDDYATAPYLDTFNWPDIIDTLRALANQRQHAWRKTSFYIVAFRSRIPPTTIYAELGTLDKAAHVEATSSGGFLK